The Methanoregula sp. UBA64 genome contains the following window.
CGACTTTGAGGCTGCCCAAAAACCGGACCCTGCCGACATCCTTCATCCGCATGGCAATTTCGAGATCGTCACCGGCATCGATGCAGCGGTACATGCCGGCTTTAACAAACAACTCTTTCCGGAACGCGGTGTTGCAGCCGAGCGTGTAATAGAACGTCCTGCTGTAGTACCCGATCCGGGAGAAGGTGTTTGCCAGGAAAAGCGAGAACCGGTTCCCGATGCTGTCTTCGATCGGGTATACCGGGCCGTACACCTGCGCGAGCTCCGGTTCTTTGAGGAACGCGTCCCGGATCTGTTCGAGCCAGTCCGAAGGAAGGATGCAGTCAGCATCGGTAGTTGCGACGATATCCCCTTTTGCGGCTTCGACCCCGTCGTTGCGGGCCCCGCCGACCTTCTTGCTCTTCTGGATAAAGACCATATCGGCATATTTCCGGGCTATCTCGCAGGTCTTGTCGGTCGAACCGCCGTCAACCACAATGACCTCGTACTCGTTTCTGGCGAGCGTCTGGTGCGAGAGCGAGACAAGACACTGGGCGATATTTGCCTCTTCGTTAAATGACGGGACAATGACCGATATCATGGGAAAAAACGGACTCCTGTACTTTTTTTGGATTCTCGGATAATAAGCGTGATGCAGGATTTTTATGCCGGGTACTGCCGGACAAAATCGAGCACGCTTCTTATGCAGCCGTCCATGTTGAGGTACTCGAACTCTGAGAACCGGCCCACGAGCGGGATGCCGGCCGAGGTACAATAATCCTTTACGACTTTGATATTTTCCTGGTACCGGATATCGTAGACCACATAGGCAAACGGCTGGCGCACGACCGAGGTATAGGAAATCTTATCCGGTGTGGCAAGACCCATTGCCGCGAGCGTACCGGTCACTTCATCGACAAGCTCCGCATCGCTCATGCGGGAGACGGCATCGCCCGGCTGGTGCGTGATCTCGGCAAGGATTGCGGAGTGGCCGGGCGGCGCAACGTGCCGGCTGTACTGCGAGGGGCACGAGACCCGGTTGGTCTTCCCGAGCGCCGGGTCGGGAATGTAGAGCCAGGAATAGTCCGGCAGGCTTCCCGTGATGCCGACATTGACGCAGACCAGGGAATTGTAGACCAGCGCATCGCAGGCAGCCCTGACATCGGCCGGCACACCGGGAAGCGCTGCAAGCAGGTGCTGGACCGGGATCGTGGAGATGATCCGGTCGGCTTCTATTGTTTCCGCACCATTGCCGATCTGCCAGCGGTCTCCTTTCCGGGAAACCGAGGTGATCCGGAAGTTTGTCCGGATGAACGGTTCTATAGGCCGGGCAATGGCCCGTACGAGCGCCTCGATCCCGCCATCGAGCGGATAGGAGAAGACCGACTGGTGGGTGTAGCCTTCGGTCGCGATCCCGACCGCGGACTTGATCACATCGTCCACCGGCGGCCGGGGGATGCGTCCGTCCACCCAGTGCAGGGACATCTTATCGGTCGGGTACTTCCAGATCTTCTCGTTGTAGGGCACCATGTAGCACTCGGCAATCCCTTTCCCGAAGGTGTAATAGATCCATTCGCGGAAATTTTCCGGCGCTTTTACCCCGCCCTTTTCCACGGCAATCAGGGTTTTGACAAACTCGCTGATGCAGAAAAACCGGTCTTCCGGAGAAAGATCGAAGAGGCCGTTCTCGAACGGGTACTTCACGTACCGGCCCTTGTAGAAGATCTTCGTGTTCCGGTTGTTCCTCTGCTCGTTTCCTTCGATCATCTTCTCCATGAAGGAGAGGACTTCCTTATCGCGCGAAAAAACAATATGCGAGCCGCCGATATCGAACGTATATCCCTTATCGGTCCGGGAACGGCACAGGCCGCCGTAGCGCTCTTCTGCCTCAAGGACCACAACCTCGTCGCCCCGCTCGTGCAGGAGCCGGGCAAGGGTAAGGCCGGAGAGTCCGCCGCCAAGGATTGCTGTTGTCACTTCCCATCTGTTGGCAGCCGGATGTAATAAAAATGCAGGAAAAAAGGGGATTTACTGTT
Protein-coding sequences here:
- a CDS encoding glycosyltransferase — encoded protein: MISVIVPSFNEEANIAQCLVSLSHQTLARNEYEVIVVDGGSTDKTCEIARKYADMVFIQKSKKVGGARNDGVEAAKGDIVATTDADCILPSDWLEQIRDAFLKEPELAQVYGPVYPIEDSIGNRFSLFLANTFSRIGYYSRTFYYTLGCNTAFRKELFVKAGMYRCIDAGDDLEIAMRMKDVGRVRFLGSLKVGFSMRRYQQFGTAKSLYEWFYIVAHGGETQKYAYSKKQYK
- a CDS encoding protoporphyrinogen/coproporphyrinogen oxidase: MTTAILGGGLSGLTLARLLHERGDEVVVLEAEERYGGLCRSRTDKGYTFDIGGSHIVFSRDKEVLSFMEKMIEGNEQRNNRNTKIFYKGRYVKYPFENGLFDLSPEDRFFCISEFVKTLIAVEKGGVKAPENFREWIYYTFGKGIAECYMVPYNEKIWKYPTDKMSLHWVDGRIPRPPVDDVIKSAVGIATEGYTHQSVFSYPLDGGIEALVRAIARPIEPFIRTNFRITSVSRKGDRWQIGNGAETIEADRIISTIPVQHLLAALPGVPADVRAACDALVYNSLVCVNVGITGSLPDYSWLYIPDPALGKTNRVSCPSQYSRHVAPPGHSAILAEITHQPGDAVSRMSDAELVDEVTGTLAAMGLATPDKISYTSVVRQPFAYVVYDIRYQENIKVVKDYCTSAGIPLVGRFSEFEYLNMDGCIRSVLDFVRQYPA